The following proteins are encoded in a genomic region of Spirosoma sp. SC4-14:
- a CDS encoding carboxypeptidase-like regulatory domain-containing protein — MRSVIIGLFISLQLIFSIKTYAQNIISGRVFDATTKQPLSFASVYLNGSTRGTTADATGNYQLAGIPSGTVEVVVSSVGFKTVRQTIRLINQQNHKIDFSLLPDTQALQAITVTAKHDKNYDRLLKLFKRELLGNSPFAGKCLITNIEKVVLTLNDGRLEAQAIEPIVIDNKALGYRLYYNLTHFDTFRQTTHYAGTSRFELLKPDNDEQAERWERNRQKVYMGSSRHLLASLLAGTYEQEGFLVYEASFNVPTDPSIPVLQMSSQRPTVSVNVASLVKPAELASERQVVSVKPLEIFYTRRQGVSTPYRDLPYAYSILYLPKGNAIVTTDGWIAQSNGLEIRGAMSEDRLATLLPADWKPVNQRAILAIKEPDEGVVLPSDTLLKVLSKPQINPAPVVFLHIDKSFYTTGDHLWFSGYVLNPSTLQPISSSVSDKENPLHIELLAPGGRLIQHQWARVNEGRTWGRFRLSDSLATGVYELRAYTEQNAVIGRPAFERIVPIVNGMGGEHGLKQANSFLTKESVTEQLPPVLTNGLALSADIVTDSTQLVVRIQASSAQALDPVYLTMRGRGQLLYLAKLQLQNGKARLTIPVTKLAAGVAQVMLFNAQGLLQAERFVFIPERFLPPVITMTTDKASYRARESVLLSLRITDGTGEPLSIMGSVSVTDASQLPADTNVANIRTHLLLMSDLRGYVENANSYLNSNHINVRRKLDSLLLNKQWRRLAGLSEPDSIISRLGTGLLLRGLVLDKRNKAISDANVLLTFMNKTGTSFARSARTDQQGRFLLDDLMLTDTIKVRARIMNTSFKPIPMAHLAIDRPGYSFPLEDSVTSFDWNWIRPFIANAQERQAVDTNQYRDRDARQLQEVTVRSMKPDDDRWARKISLHNEADATILFDEKSMSYANVYDMMAGRVAGVLVKRRSASERGHMEGGYSVTVRGAGSFAKYNPPLYVVDGSYVIENEDGTALLMINPSQIERIEVIKNGGGAIYGARGGGGVIAFYSKNGEATKIAAQDDPEITFYGYPAQQQFYIPQYGTDSIQADRRDVLYWKPVLLTDSYGFATLRFPLSDIVRTIRITLQGITAYGRPIYVNRLITIR, encoded by the coding sequence ATGAGGTCAGTAATAATTGGACTATTTATTAGTCTTCAACTAATTTTTAGTATCAAAACCTACGCCCAAAATATAATTAGTGGCCGTGTTTTTGATGCAACCACCAAACAGCCTTTATCATTTGCCAGTGTTTATTTGAACGGATCGACTCGCGGCACAACGGCCGATGCTACTGGTAACTATCAACTAGCAGGCATCCCGTCAGGAACTGTCGAAGTTGTCGTCTCGTCAGTTGGTTTTAAAACCGTTCGTCAAACCATACGGTTAATCAATCAACAAAATCACAAGATTGACTTTTCATTACTTCCCGATACCCAGGCTCTTCAGGCTATAACTGTTACCGCTAAGCATGATAAAAACTACGACCGTCTACTGAAGCTCTTTAAACGGGAACTGCTAGGTAATTCGCCTTTCGCTGGTAAATGTCTGATTACGAATATCGAAAAAGTTGTATTGACACTCAATGACGGCCGGTTGGAAGCGCAGGCCATAGAACCTATTGTGATCGACAACAAAGCTCTGGGCTATCGTCTTTACTATAACCTAACGCATTTTGATACGTTCCGCCAGACTACACACTATGCGGGTACCAGTCGCTTTGAACTTCTAAAGCCAGATAATGATGAACAAGCCGAGCGTTGGGAGCGAAATCGGCAAAAAGTATATATGGGGTCATCACGGCACTTACTTGCCAGTCTACTTGCTGGTACGTATGAGCAGGAGGGCTTTCTGGTTTATGAAGCTAGTTTTAATGTACCCACCGATCCCTCAATTCCTGTGTTACAGATGTCGAGCCAACGCCCTACGGTTTCTGTTAACGTAGCCAGTTTAGTTAAACCGGCGGAGCTGGCCTCTGAACGTCAGGTGGTTAGTGTAAAGCCATTGGAAATATTTTATACCCGGCGACAGGGTGTTTCAACTCCTTATCGTGATCTGCCCTATGCTTATTCAATTCTGTATCTACCTAAAGGGAATGCCATTGTTACTACGGATGGATGGATAGCGCAATCTAACGGGCTGGAGATACGGGGAGCTATGAGTGAAGATCGACTAGCTACTCTCTTGCCCGCTGATTGGAAACCTGTAAATCAGCGGGCAATATTAGCGATTAAAGAACCTGATGAAGGAGTGGTTTTGCCTTCGGATACGCTTTTGAAGGTACTGTCTAAGCCCCAAATAAATCCGGCTCCTGTTGTATTCCTGCATATCGATAAGAGCTTTTATACAACAGGAGATCATCTTTGGTTTAGTGGCTATGTACTAAATCCGAGTACACTTCAACCTATATCCAGTTCTGTTTCTGATAAAGAAAATCCATTACATATTGAGCTGTTAGCGCCAGGAGGCCGACTAATTCAGCATCAATGGGCGCGAGTAAACGAGGGCCGAACATGGGGTAGGTTCCGATTGTCGGACTCGTTGGCAACAGGAGTGTATGAATTAAGAGCTTATACTGAACAAAATGCGGTAATCGGTCGCCCTGCTTTTGAACGAATAGTGCCGATTGTCAATGGAATGGGGGGAGAACACGGTCTAAAACAGGCGAATTCGTTTCTGACAAAAGAAAGTGTAACTGAACAGTTGCCGCCGGTCTTAACAAACGGATTAGCACTATCGGCCGATATTGTTACCGACAGTACACAGCTTGTAGTGCGCATACAGGCATCATCAGCACAAGCCCTTGATCCAGTTTATTTGACTATGCGGGGTCGGGGGCAATTGCTCTACCTGGCCAAACTACAACTTCAGAATGGGAAAGCTCGCTTGACCATCCCCGTAACTAAACTAGCCGCAGGGGTTGCTCAGGTAATGCTATTCAATGCCCAAGGGCTCCTTCAGGCCGAACGATTCGTATTTATTCCCGAACGATTTTTGCCGCCTGTTATTACTATGACAACAGATAAGGCATCGTATCGGGCTCGCGAATCGGTGTTGCTGTCGCTCCGTATAACCGACGGTACTGGCGAACCGCTTTCCATTATGGGTTCAGTGTCTGTTACAGATGCTTCTCAACTACCTGCCGATACAAACGTAGCGAACATTCGTACCCATTTGTTATTGATGTCGGACTTACGCGGCTACGTCGAAAATGCCAACTCGTACCTCAACAGTAACCATATCAATGTCCGCCGAAAACTCGATAGTTTGTTGCTGAACAAGCAATGGCGACGACTTGCTGGCCTCTCCGAACCGGATAGTATTATATCGAGATTGGGAACGGGTTTGTTACTAAGAGGCCTGGTTCTTGACAAAAGAAATAAAGCAATTTCTGATGCAAATGTATTGTTGACGTTTATGAACAAAACGGGAACGTCATTTGCCCGATCTGCCCGAACCGATCAGCAAGGAAGATTTTTGTTAGATGACCTGATGCTTACCGATACAATCAAAGTTCGTGCTCGCATCATGAATACTAGTTTTAAGCCTATTCCAATGGCACATCTGGCCATTGACCGACCTGGCTATTCTTTCCCTTTAGAGGATTCGGTTACCTCATTCGACTGGAATTGGATCAGGCCATTTATTGCAAATGCGCAGGAACGTCAGGCAGTTGACACCAATCAATATCGTGACCGAGATGCTCGCCAGCTTCAGGAAGTGACGGTTCGATCTATGAAGCCAGATGATGATCGTTGGGCTCGAAAGATTAGTTTACATAATGAAGCTGATGCAACGATTCTTTTTGATGAAAAGTCGATGTCTTATGCTAATGTTTATGATATGATGGCAGGCCGTGTAGCAGGTGTACTGGTTAAAAGGCGTTCTGCTTCCGAGAGAGGGCATATGGAGGGTGGCTATAGCGTTACGGTTCGTGGGGCAGGCTCATTTGCTAAATACAACCCACCGCTCTATGTAGTAGACGGTTCGTATGTAATAGAAAATGAAGATGGCACTGCGTTGCTTATGATTAATCCCAGTCAGATAGAACGAATTGAAGTTATCAAAAACGGGGGAGGAGCTATTTACGGAGCACGTGGAGGAGGTGGGGTAATTGCTTTTTACTCTAAAAATGGTGAGGCTACAAAAATAGCTGCTCAAGATGACCCAGAAATAACATTCTATGGCTATCCGGCGCAACAGCAATTCTATATACCTCAATATGGTACTGACTCAATTCAGGCAGATCGACGCGATGTGCTCTATTGGAAGCCTGTTTTACTGACAGATAGTTATGGTTTCGCAACGTTACGTTTCCCATTATCGGATATTGTTCGCACAATTCGTATAACCCTACAAGGCATAACGGCTTATGGTCGACCGATTTATGTAAATCGACTGATAACTATACGATAA
- a CDS encoding TlpA disulfide reductase family protein: protein MSVRYKWENKLFPAFSLENKRGDFVDNASLKGKIAVFNFWSVTCIPCLEEMPYLNKLVEKYRSNDVIFLAPLPENRETINKVLLKNRFDYTIIPEATSLFSSLDMPGYPYHLIVDRDGVIRYIQTGTINTKTGKKIAESDLPEAIDRILN from the coding sequence GTGTCGGTTCGATACAAGTGGGAGAATAAATTATTCCCAGCGTTCAGCTTAGAAAATAAACGAGGGGATTTTGTTGATAATGCGTCGTTGAAAGGGAAAATAGCCGTATTTAACTTCTGGTCTGTTACCTGTATCCCTTGCCTTGAAGAGATGCCTTATTTAAATAAGCTGGTAGAGAAATATCGCTCCAACGATGTCATCTTTTTGGCTCCATTACCTGAAAACCGGGAAACTATTAATAAAGTATTGTTGAAGAATCGGTTCGACTATACCATTATTCCTGAGGCTACTAGTTTATTTTCTAGTCTGGATATGCCCGGCTATCCGTACCATCTGATTGTAGATCGCGACGGGGTTATTCGCTATATTCAAACGGGAACCATTAATACAAAAACGGGTAAAAAAATAGCAGAAAGTGATTTGCCCGAAGCAATTGATAGGATTCTCAATTGA
- a CDS encoding peptidase domain-containing ABC transporter, with protein MPTFSHYTQLDQMDCGPTCLRMVAKHYGRSFTAQSLRERAQIGKEGVSLLGISEAAEAIGFRTMGVKVPFEKLATEAPLPCIVHWDQNHFVVIYAIKGASASWLSRIKGGKAPHSPKVEPIQSPFGIPTFLKYEISTLPESWPVEVQSFITTPSLGGGGLGTVYVADPARGLLTYSATEFCEHWLSSQTNGSQEGVVLLLEPTPGFFEQDDEAVAGYGFERVFGYLWQYKRLLVQLALGLAVGSGLQLLFPFLTQSVVDVGVNTQNLPFVYLVLGAQLMLMAGRLSVEFIRSWILLHISTRVNLSILSDFLVKLMRLPVSFFDSKQFGDLMQRIGDHHRIESFLTGQTLSVLFSLVNLVVFGAVLAMYNLSIFGIFMVSSLLYVGWVMLFLHQRRKLDFKRFDVSAKNQSSLVQLIQGMQEIKLAGAERPMRWAWERLQARLFRLQMKGLALSQYQQAGAFTINEGKNIFITFLAAQAVISGQLSLGAMLAMQQIIGQLNSPVEQLIGFVQSLQDAKISLERLNEIHTLADEEPAEQVRLTAMPALAGLHLKSVSFQYTGAGNEPVLQAIDLLIPEGKTTAIVGMSGSGKTTLLKLLLRFYEPTKGDIRLGDAGFDGVSLRTVSHAFWRSQCGVVMQDGFIFSDTIARNIAVGVDRIDARKLDGAIQIANLREFVDSLPSGLHTKIGAEGNGISQGQRQRILIARAIYKDPAYLFFDEATNALDANNEAVIVQNLDAFFRSNTGRQRTVVVVAHRLSTVSHADQIVVLDKGRIVEVGTHATLVSKRGNYWQLVKNQLELA; from the coding sequence ATGCCCACCTTCTCACACTATACCCAACTCGATCAGATGGATTGCGGGCCTACCTGCCTGCGCATGGTCGCAAAGCATTATGGGCGTTCGTTTACGGCGCAGTCGTTACGGGAGCGTGCGCAGATCGGAAAAGAAGGGGTGTCCTTGCTGGGTATTTCGGAAGCGGCTGAAGCCATTGGTTTTCGGACCATGGGCGTGAAGGTGCCGTTTGAGAAGTTGGCAACCGAAGCGCCACTGCCCTGTATTGTCCACTGGGACCAGAATCATTTTGTGGTGATCTATGCCATCAAAGGAGCCAGCGCTAGCTGGCTAAGTCGGATAAAAGGGGGAAAAGCCCCCCACTCCCCAAAGGTGGAGCCTATACAATCTCCTTTTGGTATCCCTACTTTTTTGAAGTACGAAATCAGTACACTACCTGAATCATGGCCTGTAGAGGTCCAAAGCTTCATAACGACTCCCTCTTTGGGGGGCGGGGGGCTGGGCACTGTTTACGTAGCTGATCCGGCCAGAGGGTTGCTAACCTATTCGGCAACCGAGTTTTGCGAGCATTGGCTATCGTCACAAACCAATGGCAGTCAGGAGGGAGTAGTGCTGTTGCTGGAACCTACACCCGGTTTTTTTGAGCAGGACGATGAAGCGGTCGCTGGCTATGGTTTCGAGCGGGTATTTGGCTACCTCTGGCAATACAAACGGCTGCTGGTGCAGTTGGCGCTGGGTTTGGCCGTAGGTAGTGGGCTACAACTGCTGTTTCCGTTTCTGACTCAGTCGGTGGTCGATGTGGGCGTCAATACGCAGAATTTACCATTTGTGTATCTGGTGCTGGGGGCGCAGCTAATGCTGATGGCCGGGCGGTTGTCGGTGGAGTTTATCCGAAGCTGGATTTTACTGCACATCAGTACTCGCGTCAATCTGAGTATTCTATCCGATTTTCTGGTTAAACTGATGCGGTTGCCCGTATCGTTTTTCGACAGCAAGCAGTTTGGCGATCTGATGCAGCGCATTGGCGATCACCACCGCATCGAGAGTTTCCTGACGGGCCAAACGCTGTCGGTGCTGTTTTCGCTGGTCAATCTGGTTGTTTTTGGCGCAGTGCTGGCGATGTATAATCTCAGTATTTTCGGCATTTTCATGGTATCCAGCCTACTCTATGTGGGATGGGTGATGCTGTTTTTGCACCAACGTCGGAAGCTCGATTTCAAGCGGTTCGATGTGTCGGCCAAAAATCAGAGTAGCCTGGTGCAACTCATTCAGGGAATGCAGGAAATCAAGCTGGCCGGAGCTGAGCGGCCTATGCGCTGGGCGTGGGAGCGGTTGCAGGCCCGGCTGTTTCGGTTGCAGATGAAGGGGCTGGCCTTGAGTCAATACCAGCAGGCAGGGGCATTCACCATTAACGAAGGCAAAAATATCTTCATCACGTTTCTGGCGGCTCAGGCCGTTATCAGCGGACAATTGTCGCTGGGGGCTATGCTGGCCATGCAGCAGATTATTGGGCAGTTGAACAGTCCGGTTGAGCAGCTTATTGGCTTTGTGCAAAGTTTGCAGGATGCCAAAATCAGTCTGGAGCGCCTGAACGAAATTCATACCCTGGCCGACGAAGAGCCAGCGGAGCAGGTTAGGCTAACAGCTATGCCCGCACTGGCAGGATTGCATCTGAAAAGCGTATCATTTCAATACACGGGCGCGGGTAACGAACCCGTTTTGCAGGCAATCGACCTGCTGATTCCAGAAGGCAAAACAACGGCTATCGTGGGTATGAGCGGCAGTGGCAAAACTACCTTGTTGAAATTGCTGCTACGGTTCTATGAACCCACAAAAGGCGACATCCGGTTAGGGGATGCTGGTTTTGATGGGGTTTCGCTACGAACGGTAAGCCATGCGTTTTGGCGTAGCCAGTGTGGTGTAGTGATGCAGGATGGGTTTATTTTCTCGGATACCATTGCGCGGAATATTGCGGTGGGCGTCGACCGAATCGACGCCCGGAAATTGGATGGTGCCATACAGATCGCCAATCTGCGGGAGTTTGTCGATTCGTTACCATCGGGCCTGCACACTAAAATTGGTGCCGAAGGCAACGGCATTAGCCAGGGGCAGCGGCAGCGAATTCTGATAGCCCGCGCTATCTACAAAGACCCGGCCTACCTGTTTTTCGACGAAGCAACGAACGCACTGGATGCTAATAACGAAGCCGTGATTGTTCAGAATCTGGATGCTTTTTTTCGTAGTAACACAGGACGGCAACGAACCGTAGTGGTGGTGGCTCACCGGCTTAGCACGGTTAGCCACGCCGATCAGATTGTGGTGCTCGATAAAGGCCGAATTGTTGAAGTCGGCACACATGCTACACTTGTTTCCAAACGGGGCAACTACTGGCAACTGGTTAAAAATCAACTGGAGCTTGCATGA
- a CDS encoding HlyD family efflux transporter periplasmic adaptor subunit, giving the protein MNPGSDYFTELRSEEVQELLARPPKWLLRWGITVVFLAVVLTFVGAWVVHYPDLVRASFKLTSANAPKAVLTRTDGKLIRLFIHDNQVVKAGTVAAYLESTAHHDEVLRLSQELARAWAIASKGDLEKLDQLRLSSYNQLGELQTAYQTFEQAHIQLRAYLANGFYSQKKAILRQEIADLKALAENLKLQQSIQARDMALAQEDFEIQQRLANDKVIAPLDLKREESKNIARKLPYQQTASALINNLTSQRAKEKEILELDEQVAEERDKFLQTLNTLQSATDVWKQKYVVTAPVAGRVFFSGVLQENQSVTVNQELFYVAPPNTDYYGELRVPQQNAGKVRVGQRVLIKFAGYPFQEFGAIRGRIATLADIPVKDSVFLAKVVLPEGLKTTYGKRLAYKNGMIASADIITEDSRLVEKLFYQLRKVANGR; this is encoded by the coding sequence ATGAATCCTGGTTCAGACTACTTCACCGAACTCCGCTCCGAAGAGGTACAGGAACTCCTGGCCCGACCACCCAAATGGTTACTACGCTGGGGGATTACGGTTGTCTTTCTGGCTGTTGTACTGACGTTTGTTGGAGCCTGGGTTGTTCATTATCCCGATTTGGTCAGGGCTTCGTTTAAGTTGACCTCGGCCAATGCGCCTAAAGCTGTATTGACCCGAACCGATGGCAAACTGATTCGGCTGTTTATTCATGACAATCAGGTGGTAAAAGCGGGGACTGTGGCGGCTTATCTCGAAAGCACTGCCCACCATGATGAGGTACTGCGACTTTCGCAGGAGTTAGCTCGTGCCTGGGCAATCGCCAGTAAAGGCGATCTTGAAAAACTCGACCAGTTGAGACTATCCAGTTACAATCAGTTGGGTGAGTTACAAACCGCTTATCAGACGTTTGAGCAGGCGCATATTCAACTGCGGGCTTATCTGGCGAACGGGTTTTACAGTCAGAAAAAAGCCATTCTCCGCCAGGAAATTGCCGATTTGAAGGCATTGGCCGAAAACCTGAAACTACAGCAGAGCATTCAGGCCCGCGATATGGCTCTGGCGCAGGAAGATTTTGAGATTCAGCAACGGTTAGCCAACGATAAAGTGATTGCCCCACTGGATTTAAAGCGGGAAGAAAGCAAAAATATTGCCCGGAAACTGCCTTACCAGCAAACGGCTTCGGCCCTGATTAACAATCTGACGTCGCAACGCGCCAAAGAAAAAGAGATATTGGAACTGGATGAGCAGGTAGCCGAAGAGCGCGACAAATTTTTGCAAACGCTCAACACCCTACAAAGTGCCACCGATGTCTGGAAACAAAAATATGTAGTGACGGCTCCGGTTGCCGGGCGCGTCTTTTTTTCGGGTGTGCTGCAGGAAAATCAATCGGTGACGGTTAATCAGGAGTTGTTTTATGTGGCACCGCCCAATACTGATTATTATGGCGAACTGCGCGTTCCGCAGCAAAATGCCGGTAAAGTTCGGGTGGGGCAGCGGGTTCTGATCAAATTTGCAGGATATCCGTTTCAGGAGTTTGGAGCCATCCGTGGGCGCATTGCTACCCTTGCCGATATTCCTGTTAAAGACAGCGTATTTCTGGCAAAAGTTGTCTTGCCCGAAGGGCTGAAAACAACATATGGCAAACGGCTAGCTTACAAAAATGGCATGATCGCGTCGGCCGACATTATTACCGAAGATAGTCGATTGGTAGAAAAACTGTTTTATCAGCTCCGCAAAGTTGCTAATGGGCGTTAG
- a CDS encoding PSD1 and planctomycete cytochrome C domain-containing protein, with translation MRTYLYSLLIVLVGIGWYIQACTSTSGSHVADHNGSEEIPERISYNFDIRPILSDKCLVCHGPDANKREAGLRLDDPQSAYKALAEHPSAHALVPGKPELSEVFLRITSTDTATLMPPPASNLKLSAREIKLIETWIRQGATYQKHWSFVAPKKPAIPTVSLKSWPRNEIDYFILQKQEQKGLSPNDEADKERLLKRLSLDLVGLPPSLSMMDRFLADKSPNAYEKVVDQLLSNPAYGEKMALHWLDLARYADSHGYQDDGYRTQWPWRDWVIHAFNKNMHYNDFVTWQLAGDLMPGSTKEQLLATGFNRNHKITEEGGVIPEEYRIMYVTDRNDLFGKGLLGVTIECAHCHDHKYDPFSQKEYYQLFAFFNNVKEVGIESVIGGPETYAKKPLMEISDQDVKDILSFVNKRDTNRLIVSVMGDLDTTRKTFVLKRGAYDAPGDEVQPGTPKAILPFDDSYPKNRLGLAKWLFDPRNPLTARVYVNHLWQEFFGKGIVKTSGDFGMQGDLPTHPELLDWLAVDFREHGWDMKRLVKQMVMSATYRQSAVLSPEKLAADPDNVFLAHGPRYRIQAEFVRDLVLCSSGLLNPAIGGPSVKPYQPAGLWEGATSGRGLLSAYNQDHGSALYRRGMYTLIKRTVPPPSMAIFDASNRDLCEVRRLKTNTPLQALVMMNDPTVLEASRVLAARLLQENSPVSDKINKAFRLIVSRRPNEKETAILSSYYDKELKSLTPTSIRHSLSVGEYPVPEKIDKAKLTALMRVMTTIYNLEETITKS, from the coding sequence ATGCGTACGTATCTTTACTCGTTGCTGATTGTTTTGGTGGGGATTGGCTGGTACATACAAGCCTGTACGAGCACATCCGGTAGCCACGTTGCCGATCATAACGGATCGGAGGAGATCCCGGAACGGATCAGCTATAATTTTGATATTCGGCCTATTCTTTCCGATAAATGCCTGGTCTGCCACGGCCCCGATGCTAACAAACGGGAAGCCGGCCTGCGGCTCGATGACCCCCAGAGTGCCTACAAAGCATTGGCCGAACATCCGTCGGCACATGCGCTGGTGCCCGGAAAACCCGAACTGTCGGAAGTTTTTTTGCGCATCACGTCCACCGATACGGCTACGCTGATGCCACCGCCAGCATCTAACCTGAAACTATCGGCCCGCGAAATCAAGCTAATTGAAACGTGGATACGGCAGGGCGCTACGTACCAAAAACACTGGTCGTTTGTGGCACCGAAGAAACCAGCTATCCCAACCGTAAGCCTGAAAAGCTGGCCCCGCAACGAGATCGATTATTTTATCTTACAAAAGCAGGAACAGAAAGGGCTAAGTCCGAACGACGAAGCCGACAAAGAGCGATTGCTGAAACGGCTGAGTCTGGATCTGGTGGGTTTGCCGCCCAGTCTGTCAATGATGGATCGCTTTCTGGCCGATAAGAGTCCGAATGCCTACGAAAAAGTTGTCGATCAACTGCTAAGCAATCCGGCCTATGGCGAAAAAATGGCGCTGCACTGGCTCGATCTGGCGCGCTATGCCGATTCGCACGGCTATCAGGACGATGGCTACCGAACGCAATGGCCCTGGCGCGACTGGGTGATTCATGCCTTCAACAAAAATATGCATTACAACGATTTCGTAACCTGGCAACTCGCTGGCGACCTGATGCCGGGGTCGACGAAAGAGCAGTTGCTGGCGACGGGATTTAACCGAAACCATAAAATTACCGAAGAAGGGGGTGTTATTCCTGAAGAGTACCGGATCATGTACGTGACCGACCGAAACGATCTGTTCGGTAAAGGATTACTCGGCGTAACCATCGAATGTGCGCATTGTCACGACCATAAATACGACCCGTTTTCGCAGAAAGAATATTACCAGCTCTTCGCGTTTTTCAACAATGTGAAGGAAGTAGGCATCGAATCGGTGATTGGCGGTCCCGAAACCTACGCTAAAAAACCGCTGATGGAGATTAGCGATCAGGATGTAAAAGATATTTTATCCTTCGTTAATAAGCGCGATACCAACCGCCTGATTGTGTCGGTGATGGGCGATCTGGATACGACCCGAAAAACCTTTGTGCTGAAGCGGGGGGCCTACGATGCGCCCGGCGACGAAGTACAACCCGGTACGCCCAAAGCCATTTTGCCGTTTGATGATAGCTATCCGAAAAACCGGCTGGGACTGGCGAAGTGGTTGTTCGATCCGCGAAATCCACTCACGGCGCGGGTATATGTCAATCATCTTTGGCAGGAGTTTTTTGGAAAGGGAATTGTGAAAACGTCCGGCGATTTTGGTATGCAGGGCGATTTGCCAACGCACCCCGAACTGCTCGATTGGCTGGCCGTCGATTTTAGGGAACACGGCTGGGATATGAAACGGCTGGTAAAGCAGATGGTGATGTCGGCTACTTACCGGCAGTCGGCTGTTCTATCGCCCGAAAAATTAGCCGCTGATCCCGATAACGTTTTTCTGGCCCATGGACCCCGTTACCGTATCCAAGCCGAATTTGTGCGGGATCTGGTTCTATGCAGTAGCGGTCTGCTAAATCCAGCCATTGGCGGGCCGAGTGTGAAACCTTACCAACCAGCCGGATTGTGGGAGGGCGCTACATCGGGCCGGGGGCTGCTGTCGGCCTATAATCAGGATCATGGCTCAGCGCTGTATCGTCGGGGGATGTATACACTCATCAAGCGCACCGTTCCGCCACCCTCGATGGCCATTTTCGATGCCAGTAACCGCGACCTGTGCGAAGTGAGACGACTGAAAACCAACACACCACTACAGGCGCTGGTGATGATGAACGACCCTACGGTGCTGGAAGCTTCGCGGGTGCTGGCGGCCCGGCTCCTGCAGGAAAACAGTCCCGTATCCGATAAAATCAATAAAGCGTTTCGCCTGATTGTAAGCCGCCGTCCGAACGAAAAAGAAACGGCCATACTGAGTAGCTATTACGATAAGGAGCTGAAATCGCTGACACCAACGAGCATTCGGCATTCGCTGTCGGTTGGCGAATATCCTGTTCCTGAGAAGATTGATAAAGCCAAACTGACCGCGCTGATGCGAGTTATGACCACCATTTATAACCTGGAAGAAACCATTACAAAGTCCTGA